The sequence CAAGAGGATTAACTATGGACGCCAATGGTTAGTGAAGAAATATATGAATAATGATCAAATACATTGACATGAGAAAATGTGTGTATTTTAAATGTATCATGCTAATAAAATCCCAAGTCTTTACAAAAGAAGcatatttatcaatttatgTCGCATACAATGATACAAACCAAAGTATCACTACAAAGTTCCTTTAAACAATTATTCAGTTAGTTGAGTCCATCGAACTCGAAGTTAAATATTCCAGGAACTCCACGAGTCCAGGAAATATATCATTAATTTCAAGAAGAATGCCTGGGAGTAATTAACTCCAGAATGCTCTATGCCATCAAGATCTTTAAAGATTCACACAAACCTGTGCACTATGCATTTGAGGATGTACTGAAATCCAAAACGCTCTACTAAAAGACAGGTACGCAGTAAAATGAATTGTACtactttaaataaaatattctgGTATATTTATGCCCTTGTCTGGCAGAGCTTTGGTGCTGATGGCAACCAGTTATGAGATGTATCGATAAAGACTACTATGCAGTAAGTACAATAATGGCGTTCATGATGAGATAAACCGTTTACAATCACAAAGTTATAAACAACATCAGTAAATGGTTAAACAAGTGCCCTGTTCGAGATGATAGACATCTAAGTTGAGTTTCGCTCAATCTACTGAAGTTGAAAACAAAAAGATTTCATTGGAATCTTGAAATGTGTTATCCTAAAAGATTCCTCCTTTAGCATCACCAGCCACATCGACCTTGACAAGGCAGATGTGCTTGTGCAGGCTATTTTATAGCCCCTGTAATTCAACGGCGAGCAGCGTAAATGAATGAGAATCTGTTCTGCGAGTTCAGGTACAAATTGAATGAGAATCGAGGATCATGGAATCAAGGAAATAAGGTGGACATTCCATTGCAGGAAAGGCCCTGCTCCTAAAGACATGAAGTGCTCCGCGATGAGGGTCAAGGCTGATTAACAAACCCTCACCCAGGTCAACTAAAAGCAAAGGTTTCAAGATGTATCGGCGTCAACAAGAATCGAATGAGAGGCTAGTAGGACGAGCGAGAGGGATTCGTCAGTGTGGGTGGGGGTCGCCGGAAGGATCGGGGAGGGGGGCGAAGCAGCAGATCCATCCGATCCAAGAAACTGAGAGACAGAgacggggagggggagagaatcGTTTGCGGTTTGTGTGGGTGTGCGTGGTACCTCTCGGTGAGCTGGTGGCCGACCTGGAAGCCGATGGCCTCGATGCGAcgggcggcgagctccggcttgGCGGCGTAGAAGCCGCCGCAGTAGGCCGCCACCATCTGCATGACCACCCCGTCGACGCAGCTCTCCGCCACCTCCCGCCCCATCCCTCCTACCTCGCCGGGGAGAGGGtgcgagagagaaagaggagagatcCAGCGAGCGGAGCCAGGAGGGGGGAGGAAGGAAGCTGTTTGGATTGGTTCAACTTCTCCTCATATTGTGACCTCTAGCTTATATAGTTcttgttaaaatttaaatttgagtaaatttcacaaaactatagatactTAGgtcaaattatcataaaactatagatttaagaatGTGTAACGTCAAACTTTTCTTGGAAGTACAGATTTAATGCACCAtatacaaaactacagatttagtgatAAAGTTATCAAAGAACTACATATTCTAGAGTTTAGATAATAGCACTATTAATTATTTGAAGTTATAAagtctgtagttttgtgataaaatagtttttaaatgtgtagttttgtaataaaataGTTGTTAAATCTATATTTCTGTGATATAAAACCTTAAATCTGTAATTCCGTGATAAATTtgacactaaatctatagttttgtgaaacacattcttaaatatgtagttttgtgataatttgatcaaagtatatgtagttttatgaaatttactctttaaattttaaattttaattttgatgatttttttatcgTAGTGCACTTTTCAGTATTTGTTTAAAATCGCTAATGACGTGTGTGTAGAAGGTTTACCCACAAATTTATGATTGCACAAAATTGCTAGTTGCTAGAAATTAATAATGGTCAGAACTCAGACCCCCGACTTCCGTGTCATCTCTCACGAGCGGCTCGGAAGGTGATGGTCACTCCTTCGACCAAAACCCTCACATCACCCCTCCAGCCACTCCCGATAATGGAGCCGGCAGTGGCACCGCCTCcctctttttcctttcttttcttcctcctttctctttcctttttcttcccaTTTTCCCCTTTGCATCCAGATTTGTGTGTGAGGATATGGTTGAGCACGCGGCTATATCGGATGAAGACGGGAGCCACGAGCTAGGCAAGGGCAACGGCGGCTGGGATCCGGCGAACTCGTGGTCACGGCGAAGATCCGGTGAGGCTCTCCAACCTCCTTCCTTCCTCAACTTGGTCCGACTGAGTCTGACTGCCGATGGGGAAGGTACCTACTAGTGGAGATTTTGTGGCCAGAGGGCTAGCGATGGCGGTGTACCAGTGGCGTGCGCACCGACGGAGCAGAGCCCTAGGTGGCGATGCTAGTGGTACCGAGAGTGGTGGTGGATGGTGGTTGGTCAACTTGGCAGCATTCTAGGAACGACGCCAGGCTCAATAGCAGTGCCAAAAAGGTGGAAAGAAGGTGGTGAAGGTCAGCGGTGAAGATGGCATGGAAATGGTGGCTTCCCAAGAAGATAGGATGTGTTGACAGCTTGAGAGAGGTGGTGGTATGCGGCGACGATGGCTCTCTAGCGAGATAAGCTACCCAGCTTCGCGGAGGTTGTTGATTGCAATGTCAACAGCGTGGCGGCAGAGGTTCTCCCGTGAGATAAGCTTCGGCGGCTCGGTGGAGGTGAGGTTCTGCAGCAACGACGGTGGGGCTGCAGGAGCTTGTTCGCATTGCAGTGCGATGAGTACCATATTATGTGACGATGATGGCTTAGTAGTGACGACTTTTGGCCGAGATAAGCTGCAGCAACTTGGTGGAGGTGGTGCTCTATGGCAGCCACAACATGACGCGATGGACTCATCTAAGCTACATGATTGTGGGTTGTTTGGGTGGTAGGGTGGGCTAGCTCCGTGCATCTCTATGAAGTTTGAAGGTTTGATGCGAAGAAGAGAAGCTTGAAATTTGTCTTTTAGTCTTTTCTTTTcagttgttgtttttcttgtatCTCAGTTTTGAGATTTGGAATGTATACACTTGTTATACTAGCATTTGGCTATGTATATCCATTTTTGGATATAGAGGACGGATTTATATCCATTATTAAAAAGAAGAAATTAACCATGACCAGTTTCTCTTTGTAGCCATTAGGCAGTTGATTGTTTTATTTTCTACCATTTGATTCAAGCAAACAATGGTGAACATCTGTGctacctagattttttttaagttttggtcctttttgaaaacttattttacaaatagatttTGACAACATCTCAGCACCAATGATGCTGGCACACTCTCGTAGGCGAGATGTAGAGAGGTCAACGCCAAAGATACTATTGCTGATGACCTATCTGTAAAATGAATTTTTTGAAAAGggccaaaatataaatattgttttAGAAATAGGTCCTCAGTGCTAGTTTCTTTGACGCCGACCCCTTTCGCATCAGCAACTTAGCTACCACAAGAGGGCTAGGGTGCCGGTGCAAGTGTTATTGGCATCGAGACATTGAACCTTGACGCCAATGATCCTGGCCCCGAGAAACGGGTATATTCTTGGAATAAGTTACCTGGTGTCTGGTATGATCATAATACCTGATGTGGTTTAGTAAAATTTTAGGACCTTAATATCTAGGGTTATATAACACATGCCAAAATCTAATTAGATCACAATTGGTAGGTAGgcttttatgaaatttactagTTTTTTAAGTATTTTGCAAAATCCAATACCAATCTCCCTTCCTCAGTCCCTCTTGTCAAAAATAACAATTGGATAATCAATCACCTCTATAAAAATGCCTTGAATTAGAGAGCTTCTGATGCTCTGCATTCTATTCAAGTTACCAATTTTGCCTCCCTCTGTATCACCCAAAACCGAATCGTACTCGCCTGGTTAAGCTGTCACAAAAAGAACATGGAGCAACAAAGACATGACAAATGATATCTTACAGAGATCTGAGCTAGTAAATAAAATCATAGCAATCCAATCCCCCTTTTGTAAGAGTATGGCCATCACACAAGTTGTACATTTGCAGACTCAGCTTCTGAGAGAAAGAACCTGTGTCTGTAATATCTGGTTATCTTCCAATAACCGGTCATATTCAAGCAGGAGCTCCTCAGATTGCTTCTGTAGGGCATTGACATGTGCTTCGGCCTCCAATCTCTGCCTTTCATGCTCCTCCGATTCTGATTTTAGCTTCTTCATCTTTTCACTAAGGCTGGCTAATTCCGCACGAAGCTTCTTGACTTCCTTGGATTTATCTTCCTTGCCTTGGAGCTCAATTTGTAGTTTCTCAACCTCCTCCCTGGAGGTGTTTGCGGTTTTCTTCAGTATAGTCAGCTTCCGGTGGTAGTGGTGTAACCGATCAATGACAAATGCAAGGAATAGTATGTACCCTGGAACATCAAGTAAACCATCAAATTCACTTGTATCAGATCAAATGGCCTACAAATATGTGCAGCAGGGTTAAAGGATCCTTCTACCCAGACAGTTATTCTGGTTTCCTGATTTGTTCCAGACAAATCTAAAGTCTATACACTAGAAATGATCCTAGTCTCCTTGTTTGTCTTTCCTTTCGAGTCTATAGAATAAATTTTGAGTACAAAAGGAAGGTCATAAAAAACTCGCCTGTAGATAAGCAACATGTCTACCACACACAGTATTATCATTACTTCTTTATAAGTGCGACACAGTGAATATCACACAGACTACTAATATTTGTACTTTTATCAATTTTAAGGGATCAGAGTATATAGCTTAGTGACAGAATGGAACGCTTCCTCATGGGGAATGCCATTATATCTCAATATCTATTTAATCATATCCAGCATTATTTCTCCAATCCACATTACTGCATGCGATTTCCCAGGGGAAAAGCCCCACTACATCGACAGATACAATTGAAGGCACATAAGTTCGAAGTTAATATAAATGATTGGTTCAGGCCTTCAGGGCTTCTAATCTCAGATTGAATTCTCAAATTTAAatgcaaaatttgaattgaactGGTTACCAAGCTGCTCACACACTCAAAGTCATTATTATATGTCTAGTtgaacaaagaaaataaattgatGTCTTATCAGCAAGGATTATTTCTCAGGCACCAGGTACCCACCGCAGTTTACCAATGGAATCAGACTATATAAAGCTTCTCCCTACAATAAAAGGACTTCCTTGACAAACTCTATGTAGACATGATATTTTGATCTGGTTCTATAATTTGAATCTTAAGTTGAAAGAGGATTTTCTTGAGTGACTCTAAATTATACGGTTAGAACAAAATTGCACCAACTCCGGTAAATAGCAttatacataatatatataaaaaacatttCAAAGAATAATACGGTTTtgcatttattttagataatggaaatggattgCACTCCCAGCCCCTGCTGTTAGGCACCCAGCCAACAATGCAGTTTTACATAACAGTACTGCTTTGAGATTTGTACATTTTGGTATTCAAAAGAGCGTCAAAGCTATTCATGATTCAACCAGTACGACTAAAGAGTAAAGACCCTATATCAATGGGAAATATCAACTACCATCATTGTTTATTTTAGCGCAGGCATTTTAAGTTTAACTCTTTACAAAGTTAACTTCAATGCCTTGTTCTCTAAATTCCTTGTATGAAAATCCTAAATGTACTGCAACAATGCATACCTAAGCAATCGTGTGAATCGCAGAGCCACCAAGAAGAAACATGAATAATCACTGCTTACTACAATATTCATAAGTATTATCCAAACAAACCTTCAAACCATTACTAAGATGTTCACTTTCACAAAGTTCAATTTATTTGCTCACTGATGtcattttttccattt is a genomic window of Oryza glaberrima chromosome 7, OglaRS2, whole genome shotgun sequence containing:
- the LOC127780831 gene encoding uncharacterized protein LOC127780831, with amino-acid sequence MIQLLFLVLFAEGAAALLLMVKIGPLRELAMRGVEQAKDGKGPAAVKTLACTLLVIFMSSVASILRIQNRGIKLGTVSPMDQVLWRTHLLEASLIGYILFLAFVIDRLHHYHRKLTILKKTANTSREEVEKLQIELQGKEDKSKEVKKLRAELASLSEKMKKLKSESEEHERQRLEAEAHVNALQKQSEELLLEYDRLLEDNQILQTQVLSLRS